A single Drosophila ananassae strain 14024-0371.13 chromosome 3L, ASM1763931v2, whole genome shotgun sequence DNA region contains:
- the LOC26515562 gene encoding uncharacterized protein LOC26515562, which produces MSTPTPTPTPTASGTAAPLGGQQVPLPHELTAEWTVRAHLTFARAGETVQKEFSAPEAVHPVRVVYKWSTPFEDPEAEQDADKTRNSFRSTNSSATTTNADSAFGSPQASRALNQLPVKDKAAAAPPGATAQVCGTRCRSTCNIMVSAVADFLPQEEGAMVANEPFVYHSKVRAQQLRDAFSQTSDTEEQPARRRPAYEQRRATTEALMNFASKRQAEEANTYVPTYSPTPTTPSSTFKSASMSRIPPLAGSVNQPSASRPPNLGEKKPRTVHIDVYCTGSEGDEEEADDEHHADEEASSSSDSELAGSKRYDLESTSTPQTVLDNEQMLLRHHRVSGGAMPRRLAQQQGQSPGSGTQARDQLNLGHAITKCSTAEEVSESKQLLFRKHIGDQRAAKLANLRQKYMRQPSDETSSSTYPNSSRSTMPRDATCSSISSVIGGVDCVDSSWKETDEVDTPNISFGLTKSDSFDYENSLDRLRISQMERLWSRQHSLDQSPSQHLTATNNPHPHALQTITEAQSSQRSSFQRSDTIPSESDGFSDANGFNTYPGRHSQSQLQQISHFPRNRPGFLQFFGPTSGQGPTATPPATAPVQPAATATTDPFRLLHPSYRWKSEARDNLSVQVASGSPSSERSSPQLLSAATTVVRCGSEAPPSTTSASTFGATVAPSPLPVRRFDISRDSPSLASEASTVVSGYTHEHLEKARRFGNVVAMRKPGHHVGPTKNPNCQCESCQRWLAERFQLRGRAFSLGERPLLRRPQP; this is translated from the exons ATGTCCAcgcccacacccacacccacgcCTACTGCCTCGGGAACAGCTGCTCCACTCGGGGGTCAGCAGGTTCCACTGCCACACGAGCTGACCGCCGAGTGGACGGTGCGAGCCCATCTAACCTTTGCCCGGGCTGGGGAGACCGTGCAGAAGGAGTTTAGTGCTCCGGAGGCAGTGCATCCAGTGCGTGTGGTCTACAAGTGGAGTACTCCCTTCGAGGATCCCGAAGCAGAGCAGGATGCAGACAAG ACCAGAAACAGCTTCCGTTCCACCAATTCTTCGGCCACCACCACCAATGCCGACTCTGCCTTCGGCAGTCCCCAAGCTTCGAGAGCTCTAAACCAACTGCCTGTCAAGGATAAAgccgctgctgctcctcctggtGCCACGGCTCAAGTATGCGGGACTCGCTGTCGGAGCACTTGCAACATTATGGTGTCCGCCGTGGCGGATTTCCTTCCTCAAGAGGAGGGAGCCATGGTGGCCAATGAACCCTTTGTGTACCACAGCAAGGTGAGAGCCCAGCAGCTGAGGGATGCCTTTTCCCAGACAAGCGACACCGAGGAGCAGCCGGCCAGGAGGCGTCCGGCGTACGAGCAGCGTCGGGCCACCACCGAGGCGCTGATGAACTTTGCCAGCAAGCGGCAGGCGGAGGAGGCTAACACCTACGTG CCAACCTACTCACCCACGCCCACAACGCCCTCGTCCACTTTCAAGTCGGCCTCGATGTCCAGGATACCGCCACTGGCTGGCAGTGTGAATCAACCGTCGGCCTCAAGGCCACCCAATCTGGGGGAGAAGAAACCCCGCACAGTCCACATCGATGTCTACTGTACGGGCTCCGAGGGCGACGAGGAGGAAGCCGATGATGAGCACCACGCCGACGAGGAGGCATCGAGTTCATCCGACTCCGAGCTGGCTGGCAGCAAACGCTACGACCTAGAATCGACTTCCACGCCGCAAACCGTGCTGGACAACGAGCAGATGCTGTTGCGTCATCATAGAGTCTCGGGCGGAGCCATGCCGAGGCGCCTAGCCCAGCAGCAGGGCCAAAGCCCAGGATCAGGGACGCAAGCGAGGGACCAACTGAATCTCGGACATGCCATCACCAAATGCAGTACCGCCGAGGAGGTCAGCGAGTCCAAGCAGCTGCTCTTCCGCAAGCACATCGGGGACCAGCGGGCGGCCAAGCTGGCCAATCTCCGCCAGAAGTACATGCGCCAGCCCAGCGACGAGACCAGCAGTAGCACCTACCCGAACTCCTCCCGCTCCACGATGCCGCGGGATGCCACCTGCAGCAGCATATCCAGTGTGATAGGCGGAGTGGACTGCGTTGACTCCTCCTGGAAGGAGACTGACGAGGTGGATACCCCGAACATCAGCTTCGGCCTGACCAAGTCCGATAGCTTTGATTATGAGAACTCGCTAGACAGGCTTCGCATCAGCCAGATGGAGAGACTGTGGTCCCGTCAGCACTCCTTGGACCAGAGCCCGAGCCAGCACCTGACTGCGACCAACAATCCGCATCCACATGCTCTGCAGACCATCACCGAGGCGCAGTCCTCGCAGCGCAGCTCCTTCCAGCGCAGCGACACCATCCCCTCGGAGTCGGATGGCTTTTCGGATGCCAACGGCTTCAACACCTATCCGGGAAGGCACTCGCAGTCCCAGCTGCAGCAGATATCGCATTTCCCGCGCAATCGTCCGGGTTTTCTGCAGTTCTTTGGACCCACTAGCGGACAAGGACCGACTGCAACGCCACCGGCCACGGCTCCCGTCCAGccagctgccactgccactacgGATCCGTTCCGCCTGCTCCATCCCAGCTATCGCTGGAAGAGCGAGGCCCGTGACAATCTGAGTGTGCAGGTGGCTTCCGGATCGCCCTCCTCGGAGCGCAGTTCGCCGCAATTGTTGTCGGCGGCCACCACAGTGGTGCGATGCGGCAGTGAAGCCCCGCCCAGCACCACTTCCGCCAGTACTTTTGGGGCCACTGTGGCGCCATCACCACTGCCAGTGCGGCGTTTCGATATATCCCGGGACAGTCCCAGCTTGGCCAGTGAGGCGTCCACCGTCGTTTCCGGCTACACGCACGAGCACCTGGAGAAGGCGCGTCGATTCGGCAACGTGGTGGCGATGCGGAAGCCTGGCCACCATGTGGGCCCCACCAAGAATCCCAACTGCCAGTGCGAGAGCTGCCAGAGGTGGCTGGCGGAGCGGTTCCAGCTCCGCGGCAGAGCCTTCTCCCTGGGCGAGCGACCCCTGCTGAGGAGGCCCCAGCCATAG